A window of Pseudomonas putida genomic DNA:
TGTTGTCGATGATGTACGAATGCAGGCGTTCGTCGCCGCCGGTATAGGCGCGGTTGAGGATATTGCTGTCGGCGTCCGCCCAACCCGCGGAGTACACCTGGTCCATCGACACATCGGAGTCCTGGTAGCGGAAGTTCTGTCGTGCGGTGAACACATCGTTGAAGCGATGCTCGAACTGGTAGCTGAAGGATTGTTGGGTGCGCTCGTAGTTGTCGATACCCGGCTCGCCTTCAAAGAAGTGGTCAGACAGGCGCAAGCCGTTGCGCTTGTGCAGCATGCCGCCTGCAGGGTTACCGCCGTGGTAGCCGCCGTTGGGGTCATGTTGCAGGTAGGCCTGCAAGGTGAGCGAGGTGTCCTCGCTGAAGTCGATGCTGATGGCCGGCGCAATGGCGTAGCGTTCTTCCTTGTTGTGGTCGAACTGGGTGTCGGACGCATCCGCCAGCCCTGTCAGGCGATAAGCGATACGCTTGTCCTCGTCCACAGGGCCGCTGAAGTCGAAACCCATGCCACGCTGGCCTTGGGTACCGACTGTGGCCTGAACCTGACGGAAGGGGGTGTACAGCGGCTTCTTGGTGGTCAGTGCCACCAGGCCTCCTGGCGAGCTACGGCCATACAGTACCGAAGACGGTCCCTTGAGAATATCGATGCGCTCAAGGAAGTACGGGTCCACCTGCATGGTGCTGTAGGTGCCGTTGTCTCCCATCGACTTGAGCCCGTCGACGTAAATGTTGTCCACCGAGCCGTCGTTGAAGCCACGCATGGCCACATAGTCATAACGACGGGTCGCACCGTAGGGGTTGGTCAGCACCCCAGGTGTGTAGCGCATGGCTTGGGCAACGGTTTGTGAGCCCTGATCGTCCATCTGCTGGCGGGTAACCACCGAAACCGATTGTGATGTCTCAAGCAGCGGCATGCTGGTCTTGGTCGCCACCTGGCTGTGGGTGGCGTTGTAGCCCTCCATGCTGCCCAGTGCATTGCCAAGGGTGAAGCTACGGATATCGGTATCTGGTAATGACACGGCGGCGCCCTGAGGTTGTGCCTGCAGCACGTAGCTGCGGCCGTCCTGGCTGAGCGCTTCCAGGCCGCTACCGTTGAGCAACTGGCGCAGTGCCTGATCGGTGGGGTACTGCCCCTGCAGGCCGTTTGACTGCAAGCCCTGGGTGAGCTGGGGTGTGCTCGACAGGGTTATGCCAGCCTGGCGGGCGAACTGGTTGAGAACGTCATCCAGCTGACCGGCCGGGATCGCGAAGTGGTGGCTCATCTGGGCCGTTTCAGCGGCTATGGACAATTGCGGGATGGCTGTCAGACCCAAGGCGGTGCCGAACAGGGCAGCCCGGACTGCATTGCGCAGAAGTGCTGATTGCAAGACAGGTCGAAAACCATTCGCATTGATGGTGCGCGTGTGCACGGGGGCGGTAGGCATGAGAGGTCCGTTGAAGTGTGAGGGCAGAAGGTATCGCTTACTGTCCTAGCCGGACCGGCATTCAAAACCCGTCAAAAAAGTTATCGGGGCCGCTACGCGCCCCATCGCCGGTAAGCCAGCTCCCACAGGTATTGCATAGCCCTCAGGCCTTGTGCGATTCCTGTCAGATCAAGCCAGCTTTTCCACGCGAACCCACCAGCGTGTACGTTGGCGAAGCCGCACCGGCAGCGTCCGTGGCAGCAGCTGTAGCAGTTGTTCCGGGTCTTCGAGGCGGAACACACCCGACAGCCGTAAATCAGCAATATCGTCACTGCAGCTCAGGTAGCCATGGCGATAACGGCTGACCTGAGAGAGGAAATCGAACAGGCGCATGTTCCGGGTGACGATCAGCCCCTCGGTCCAGGCCATCGCGTCCATGTCCACCTGCGCGAGCCAGTGCGCGCCCTGGGCGTCCAGGCGCCAGTTCTGGCCGCTTTCGATCCATTGCAGCTGGCCATTGCCAGGCCTGTGTATCGCGACCCGACCATGGCTGACACTGACCCGCGTGCAGTCGCTGTCCTGGCGTGCCACAAAGCGCCCTTCGAACCCTTCCAGTAACGCGTCACGCGTTTGTACAAGCAAGGGATGCTCAGGGCTGCAGGTAATCATCAATTCCCCCTGCCGCAGGCGGACCAGGCGCTGCTGGCCATTGAAGGCCAGGTCCACGGCACTGCGGGTGTTGAGTTGCATCAGCGAGCCATCGGGAAGCGCGAAGCTGCGCCGTTCGCCCGTGCCGGTGGCGTAGTCCGATGCCCAGGCGGTGACCGCATCCATGTCTTTGCCCAGCCATGTCGCCGTCCCCACCATGGCAACGCCGCCGAGCAACTTCAGTGCCTGCCGTCGATGCAGGCGGCGCTGGCTGGTCTCTAGCGTCTGCAGGGCCAGCCCGGCACCGGGGATGGCGCGCAGGTCGAGGTCCTGATGCAGGTGCATCACCCTTTGCCAGGCCTGTTCGTGTTCGTGGCGGGCATTGCGCCATTGCCTGCACCGTTGCTGCACGGCAGGATCATGCCCGTTCTCGCGCAGCCTGAGCATCCACTGGATGGCCTGCTTGACCGCTGTTGCGCCAGGCTGTGTGGCGGTCATTGCGTCAGCACTCGTCTGCGTAGCGCAGCAGGTAGCAATGGTAGAGCGCATCGGCAATGTAGCGCTCCACGGTACGCACCGAGATACCCAACTGGTCGGCGATGGCCTGGTGCTTCAGCCCCTCGCACTGGGCCAGCAGGAATGCGCGGCGAACCTTGGGCTTGAGGCCGTCGAGCATGCGCGCGATGCGTTCCAGCAATTCCAGCAGCAGCTCACGGGTTTCGGCCGAGGGGGCCTGTGCTTCCGGCACATTCGCCAGTGCCTCGAGGTAGGCCCTTTGCAGTTCCTCGCGCCGCCAGTGGTCAATCACCAGCCCACGGGCGACCGTACGCAGGAAGGCCCGTGGCGTGTTCAATTGCAGGTGTTCGCGACGCTGCAGCAGGCGCACGAAGGTATCCTGGGCCAGGTCTGCGGCATCGGCTGCGTTGCCCAGCTTGCTGCGTAGCCAGGCATGCAACCAGCCGTGGTGGTCACTGTAGAGCGTTTGCACGGAATCGTTGCTTGGCATGGGTGAGGGCGCTGCCATCAAAGGACATGAATGATAATTAGTCTCATTGTTGGTGGGCCCAGGTCAATTTGCAACCCATCCGACTGCGCCGTGCGCGCAGTCACTACCTGCTAGCGCCTCAGTTGCGTGTCCAGATACTTGCGGATTACCCGCGATCCGCTATTCAAGTGCCGTTCCAGCACCGCTACTGCTTCGTCCACCTGTTTGTCGCTAGCCGCATTCACCAGTGCGTTGTGATCGTCCTGGGTGAGCTTGCCCAGGCCCATCGACGAAAGATGAAACCGCAGGAAACGCTCTTCCTCGTTCAGTTCGTCCTCGATCAGGCGTAGCAGTTTCTTGTTCGGTGCCTTGTTGTACAACGACATGTGGAACAGGCGATTGAGGCGGCCGATTTCGGCGTGGCGGGTTTCGTTCTCCAGTTGCTGGATATACCCGCGGGCGCTGGCAATGTCGCTGGCATCGAGCAGCGGAATGGACTGGCGCAGCGCCTCGGACTCGAGCAGCACGCGCAGGGCATAGGTGTCCACCGCGTCCTCGCCGATCAGTGGAGCAACCACCGCACCCTTGTGCATTTCCACCTTCAGCAGCGATTGCGCTTCGAGCTGGCGCAGGGCCTCGCGCACGGGCATGCGGCTGACGCCGAACAAGGTGGCGAGTTCTTGTTGTCGCACGGCAGTACCTGGGGGCAAGCGGCCATCAAGAATGGCACTGCGCAGGCGTTCTTCGATCACGCCACGAGCCTGGTGCGGTAACAGCTGTTCGCTGGCCAGCACATTGCTCAATTTGATTTTCTCGGGCACGCGACGTCTGCCTCAACGATGACTAAAGTTGGATCCAATGACACTAGTAATAGCTCCTGGGGGTGTCAAACCAGCACCCACACTGGGACGGGCGCCCCAAAAAGCGCGGCTATGGTGGATGAAGTCGCCGGTCAAAGGAAGCGACCTATAGAAGGTTATAACCATAAAGTGTAGTTCGACTGACAAGCGGGTGCGTGATTGCAGGGTGCCATTGTGTTTTGCGGTGCCAAGCCGCACCATCGCTGCTTTCGACTGGCCGGAACAGGGCTTCGCAGTGGCGATATCCTGGATGCTCAAAGCCGTAGTGCAACGTGCCTGCCTTGCTGCGCTGCTGGGCAGCCTGCTGCTGGGCGGCTTGCATGCGGATTGGGACTTTTCCCAGATCAGCCGCAAATCGCAGGCCCTGTATGGCCAGCTAGGCGCCGGGCAGGGCCGTATCGATGCCTGGCAGAACCTGATGGCCACGCAGAAGCAGGGTACGGAGCTTGAACGGTTGCAGGTGGTCAACCGATTCTTCAACCAGCAATTGCGCTATGTCGAGGATATCGACCTGTGGCATGAGGTCGATTATTGGGCTACGCCGGTGCAGGCGCTGATCAAAGGCGCGGGGGACTGTGAGGACTATGCCATCGCCAAATATTTCAGCCTGCGGCGCATGGGTATCCCCAGCGAAAAGCTGCGCATCACCTACGTCAAGGCGCTGCGGCAGAACCGTGCGCACATGGTCCTGACCTATTATTCAAGCCCACAGGCCCAGCCATTGGTGCTCGACAGCCTTATGGATGCCATCAAGCCAGCCAGCCAGCGTACCGACCTGCTGCCGGTGTACGCCTTCAATGGTGAGGGTTTGTGGCTGACCGGTGCCGCTGGCAACAAGAAGGTCGGCGATACCAAGCGGCTGTCACGCTGGCAGGATTTGCTGAAAAAAATGCAGGCCGAAGGGTTTCCGGCCGAGCCGGTTTACTGAAGGAGCACAGATGTCACTGTTCAAACAATTGCTGTTGGCCATTTGCCTGTTCCTGGTGGTCGCCTTCAGTGGCAGCTTCATGGTCAGCCTGGAAAGCTCGCGCAACCAGTACGTCAACCAGCTGCGCTCGCACGCCCAGGATGCGGCGACCGCGCTGGCGCTGTCTTTGACGCCGAATATCGACGACCCGGCGATGGTCGAACTGATGGTCAGTTCGATTTTCGACAGTGGCTACTACTCAAGCATCAAGGTCGTCGATCTGAGCTCCAATGCCGTGCTGGTGGAGCGCCATGCCGAGCCGGACCCCGGCGGAGTACCGCGCTGGTTCGTGCACCTGATTGGCCTGGAAGCCGCCGGTGGCGATGCCATCGTCAGCCGCGGCTGGCAGCAGGCCGCACGCGTTGAAGTGATCAGCCACCCGATGTTCGCCATCGCCAAACTTTGGCAAAGCGCCCTGGGCAGCTTGGGTTGGTTGATGCTGTGTGGCGCGGCCAGTGCCATACTCGGCGCCTTGCTTCTGCGTCGCCAGCTGCGGCCGCTGGACTACATGGTCGAGCAATCGCATGCCATTGCCCGCCGCGAATTCCTCAGCTTGCCCGAGTTACCGCGTACGCCGGAGTTGCGCCGGGTGGTGCAGGCGATGAACCAGATGGTCGAGAAGCTCAAGGCACTGTTCACCGAGCAGGCCGAGCGCAGTGAGCGGCTGCGTGCCGAGTCCTACCAGGACAGCCTGACCGGGCTGTCCAACCGCCGCTATTTCGAGATGCAACTGAATACCCGGGTGAGCAACCTGGAAGAAGCGCGCGCCGGCTACCTGCTGTTGCTGCGGGTCCAGGGGCTGGCGGGGTTGAACGCCCGCCTTGGCGGCCAGCGCACCGACCAGTTGCTACAGGCCGTGGGCGAGCAGTTGCGGCGCACCTGTGCCAGCTACCCGGAAACCAACGACCTGATTTCCCGCAGCCGTGGCGGGGAGTTTGCCGTGTTGGCGCCGGGCATGGTGCATGAAGAGGCGGTGCAACTCGCCCAGGCCCTGGAGGCGACCCTGCATAGCCTGCACGAAACCGGCGCCAGTGATATCGACCCGGTTGCCTGCATCGGTCTTGCCCCCTACAGCCCTGGGGATGCACCGCAGGCGCTGCTCAAGCTCGCCGACGAAGCCCTGGCCCGCGCCGAGAACCAGCCGACGCCTGGTTGGGTATGCCTCGAGCAGGGTGTGGCCGCAGTCGCCGCAGACAGCCAGCATGCCTGGCACGATCGGCTCGACCAGGCGTTCGTCGGCGGGCATTTCGAGTTGTTCTTCCAGCCTGTGGTGGATTGCGGCACTGCGCAGCGGGTACTGCATCACAAGGTGATTTCGCGTTTGCAGGATGGCCAAGGCGAGGCGCTGCAGGCGGGCCGCTTCCTGCCCTGGCTGGAGCGTTTCGGCTGGATGTCGCGGCTGGACCTGCTGGTGCTGGAGAAGGTACTTGCACATCTGCGCGGGCATGACCAGGTGCTGGCGCTTAACCTGTCAGCTGCTACCTTGGCCGATCCCAAGGCTCTGCAGCGTATCTTCGAACTGCTGGGCCAGAATACGGCGCTGGGGCCGCGCCTGATTTTCGAAATTGGTGAAGAACAACTGCCCGAGCAGTCTGCCCTGGAGCAACTGACGCGGCGCTTGCACGCGCTTGGCTTCGGCCTGGCGCTGCAACGCTTTGGTGGGCGCTTCAGCATGATCGGCAACCTGGCGCATCTGGGCCTGGCGTACCTGAAGATAGATGGCAGCTACATCCGCAACATTGACCATGAGCAGCACAAGCGGCTGTTCATCGAAGCGGTCCAACGGGCGGCGCACAGCATCGACGTGCCGCTGATTGCCGAGCGGGTCGAGACTGAAGGGGAACGCTCGGTATTGCGGGAGATGGGCGTGAGCGGGATTCAGGGGCAGTTGGTGGGTGAGCCGGCGCCCTGGCGCTAAAATACGCTCGAGGTGGGAGCAACTGTCTTGCTCAATTTCTAAACGCTGGCGCGATCCCTGTGGGAGCGGGCAAGCCCGCGAACACCGGCGCAGCCGGTGCCAGCCACCGCGTCGCCTGCTTCGCGGGCTTGCCCGCTCCCACAGGGGACGGCGCAGTTCCGAGGTTCACGCTGTACCTGTGGGGCTTGCCGGCGATAGGGCCAGGGCGGCCACTGAATAAAGACAGTGGCCGGGATCATCAACGCTCGCGCAGCGCTTCCGAACGCGCCTTCATGATTGGCTTGAGCAGGTAGCTCATGATGGTCTTCTTGCCGGTCATGATATCCACCGTCGCCACCATCCCCGGAATGATCAGCAGCGGCTTCTCGTCAGTGCCCAGGTGGCTGCGATCGGTGCGCAGCTTGATCAGGTAGTAGGTGGTCTTCTTGTCTTCGTCGGTGATGGTGTCGGCACCGATCTGCTCCAGCTTGGCCTTCAGCCCACCATAGATGGTGTAGTCATAGGCCGTGAACTTGACGGTCGCTTCCTGCCCCGGGTGCAGGAAGGCGATGTCCTTGGGCAGGATCTTCGCCTCGATGACCAGCGTATCGTCCAGTGGCACTACTTCGAGAATATCGCTGCCAGGCTGAATCACCCCGCCAATGGTATTCACCAGCAGTTGCTTGACGATACCGCGCACCGGTGAAGTGACCATGGTGCGGTTTACCCGGTCGTCCAGGGCCTTGCTGGTTGCGGTGGCCTTGTTCAACTCGGTGCGCGCTTCGTTCAGCTGGGTCAGCGCTTCGCTGCGGAATTTGCCGCGGGTTTCTTCAATCTTGCTTTGCACCTCGCGGATGGCCGCCTCGGCACGCGGAATCGCCAACGCGGTGGAATCCAGCTGGCCGCGGTTCTCCACTTCGGCGCGGCGCAGGCGCAGCACTTCAACCTGGGAGATCGCGCCGGTGGCCACCAGTGGCTCGGACATGTTGATCTCCTTGCGCAGCAATTCAAGGCTGTTGGCGTACTGGGCACGTTTCGAACTGTATTCACGCAGTTCCTGCTGGCGCTGTACCAGCTGCTGTTGCAGGCCACCAATCTCGTCCTGCAGTTGCTGGCGCCGGCTCTGGTACAGCGACTCTTCACTGGCCGCCTGGCTGGGTGCGGCCTTGCGCAGCGCCTCGTCGATCTTCAGCGGGCTGTCATCGACCTCGGCACTCAGGCGCTCGACGCGCAAGGCCATGGCCAGGCGGTCGGCCTCGGTTTCGCCCACATTGGAGGCGAAGCGGGTTTCATCCAGGCGCAGCAACGGCTGGCCCACTTCGACGATCTGCCCTTCCTTGGCGAAGATCTCCGCGACGATGCCGCCCTCCAGGTTCTGGATCTTCTGCACCTTGGACGACGGAATGGCCTTGCCTTCACCGCGCGTAACTTCGTCGATGGGCGCGACGCTGGCCCAGACGATCAGGAACACGAAGAACAGGATCACGCCCCAGATGGTCAGCCGCACGACCCGCGGTGCATCCTCGATCAGGGCCTTGTTGACCTCAGGCAGCGGCTGGCCGCCCAGTGAGTCGGAACCTTTGAAATAGCGTCGCAGGCCATCCTTGAACTGCCCCACATCCAGCTTATGCAACACTGATCTGCCCCTTCTTCAGCGCATCCATGACCGCGGCTTTCGGGCCGTCGGCGACAATCTGCCCGCGATCGATCACGATCAGCCGGTCCACCAGCGACAGCAACGATGCTCGGTGCGTGACCAGCAGCACCGTCTTGCCTTCCACCACCGCCTGCAGCCGCTGCTTGAGGCGTTCTTCACCGGTGTTGTCCATGGCGCTGGTCGGTTCGTCCAGCAGCAGGATCTGCGGGTTTAGCAACAGCGCACGGCCCAGGGCGACGTTCTGCCGCTGGCCACCTGACAGGTTCTGCCCGCGTTCACCCACTTGCAGCTCGTAGCCGTCCGGGTGCAACCGGGCGAACTCATGCACGCCTGCCAGCTCGGCAGCCTGCAGAATCAACTCATCCTCGATGTAGCGGGCTCCGCTGACCAGGTTATCGCGCAGGGTGCCGGCCAGCAGCTGGATATCCTGGGGCACGTAGCCGATGTTGTGGCGCAGTTCGCTGACATCGATCTGGCGAATGTCCACGCCATCGACCAGCAGCGAGCCGCCATCGGCCTCGTACAGGCCGACGATGAGCTTGGCCAGCGAGCTCTTGCCCGAGCCACTGCGGCCGATAATGCCCACCTTCTCGCCGGGGCGAATGGTCAGGTTGATGTTCTTGAGAGCCTGGTTCTGCTGGTTCGGGTAGGTGAAATCGACCCCGCGGAACTCGACGCTGCCCTGCAACACCCTGCGGCTCAGCGGGCGTTCTTCGAAGTTGCGCTCTTGCGGCAGCTCCATCATGTGGTCGGTGGAGACCATGGTCACCTTGGCCTGCTGGTAGCGGGCGAGCAGGCCGTTGAGCTGGCCCAGCGGGCCGAGGGCGCGGCCGCTGAGCATGTAGCAGGCCACCAGGCCGCCCATGCTCAGGTTGCCGTCGATGATCAGGTACACGCCAACGCAGATCATTGCCACGCCTGCCAGTTGCTGGATCAGCAGGGTGATGTTCATCGCAAGGCTCGACAGCACCTTCACCCGCAGTTCCAGGCGGCTTAGCGTGCCGAGGGTCTGCTCCCACATGTACTGGCGTTCGCTTTCGGCGTTATTGACCTTTACCGCATCCAGGCCGGCGAGGGTCTCGATCAGGCTGGACTGGCGCTCCGAGGCCAGGGCCATGGTCCGTTCCATGGTCGCCATCAATGGCCGTTGCAGGGCGTAACCGATACCCAGTGCCAGCGGGAAGGCGATGATCGGGATCCACACCAGATGCCCGCCAATGATGGCGATGACAATCAGGATCAGGATGGTGAACGGCAGGTCGATCAGGCTGGTCAGGGTCAGCGAGGCGAGGAAGTCACGCAGGCCCTGGAACTCGTGAATGTTCTGGGCAAAACTGCCGACCCTGGCCGGGCGGTACTTCATCGACATGCCGACGATGCGTTCGAACAGCGTTGCCGAAATGATCAGGTCGGTTTTCTTGCCGGCCAGGTCCAGGCACAAGCCACGCAGGCCCTTGAGGATCAGGTCGAAGATGTAGGCGCCGGCGATGCCGATGGCCAGCACCCAGAGGGTCGAAGTGGCCTGGTTGGGCACCACCCGGTCATATACGTTCATCACGAACAGCGGCGCGGCCAGGGCGATCAGGTTGATCACCAGGCTGGCGGCGATTGCGTCGATATATAACCACTTGCTGCGCAGCAAGGTATCGCGGAACCACGATTTCGCCCGCGGGATGAGGTTGCCGTGGTTGACGTCGAACTTGTGCTGTGGCTGGGCGAAGAACACTCGGCCACTGTAATCGCTCTGCAAGGCTTCGCGGCTGACATGCACTTCACCGCCATCGCTCTCGCTGAGCAGCAGGCGTGCGGTGTCTTCATTTTCCCAGCCCAGCAGGACGGCACTGCGGCCTTCCTTGAGCAGCAACATGGCCGGCATGGCGATGCTCGGGATCTGCTCCAGCTTGCGCTGTAGCAGGCGCCCCTGCAGGCCGGCCCGGGCGGCTGCGCGGGGCAGCAGCTCGGGGCTCAGACGCTGGGCGGGCAGCGGCAGGCCGGTGGTCAGCATGACCCGGCTGGCAGGTTTCTGGTGCAGGACACACAGGCTCAGCAGACTATCCAGCAAGGGATCGTCATGCTGACTGCGTGGATCGTGGCTGAGTTGGACTCGACTGACTTCGGATTCCACGCGGCGCTCTCTTCATCCTTGTGGTGGGTGGGGCAGGTGTGCCGCCGTTCTGGCTGGCTCATCCTGGCGTTCAATGGTGCTGCCAGGCAGTGGTCCTGAGGGTTACGGCACCCTGACGCTTAAGCAACCGGCCAATGGTCGCCTTGAATCGGTATTGAGTAAACAACGGTCTTCATTCCTGCCAGGCGATGCTGGGTGGTGGGTGTTTCATTTTTGATCCAGTCAGCATCGAGGCCGAAGCTACTTTGCAGCATAGCCTGCTATCCGGCTGGCGACAGAGGTGCAGTTACCATCGCCGTGTAACTTTGTCAGGAAACAGGCGCTGACTTGTTGACGGTATTCTGCAGCTAATTAGTCAAAATTCATCTATTAGAAAGCAGGTCGCTGACAGTTTATGGCTTAAAACTGGCAATGCTTTCTCATATCAGGGCTGACAGTATTTGCGCACTCGTTCGCTATCCCATTGATTTAAGGCAAATCGCGGTGCCGGTTTGTGCAGCGTTAGCGCTGTTGCCGCCATGAGCTGCCGTACGGCTGGCTCTGCCTGGCTTGGCGGCGACTGACTGGCTGTGTTCAGGCAAGGTTTGTGCTTGTTTCAAAGCCATGACCTGGGCGCGCGAAAGTGGCCTGAATATTGACACCTGAACCTTTGGCGGCGCCGATGAACGGTTGCCGTTGTGCCATGTTGCAATTACCCAGATGTGGAAAAGGCGCTTTCGATGATGTACGACATTGGTCATCAAGAAACGCTTGGCTAAGGTTCAAATATCAATGTGACATTACATGACCAATTGTTTAGGATGGCATGTATAAGGTCAATAGTTTGGCAGTTAGTCAATTCCAAAAAGTTATAGACGGAATATTGACGTCAAAAACGTCAACGATCATCGACATAGTTCCGCCTGAGGTGGCTAACAAATGCCGCTCTGGCAGGGAAGTACCCATAGGGTCACACGGAGAGTCCAATGAGCAGCGTTGTAGCCATCGTCAAAAGTATTGTCGGCCAGGTTATTGCGGTATCCCCAGAGGGCATCCGGCGTGTTCTGATCGAAGGGGACCGCCTGCTGGCCGGTGAAGAAGTGCTCACTGGGCCGGGTGGCGCAGTTACTTTGGAGCTGGCCGATGGCCGTCTGCTCGACCTGGGTCGCGACAGCCAGTGGAGCGCTGATGCGCCGGACAGCAGCGCCGACCTGAGCCGGGCGACTGCACAGGCCGCGCCGTCGGTGGAAGAGCTGCAACAGGCGATCGCTGCCGGTGTCGACCCGACTACCGAGCTTGAAGCGACTGCGGCTGGCCCATCGGCGGCGGGCGGTGGTGGCGCGCTGGGCGGAGGCCACAGCTTTGTCATGCTCGAAGAAACTGCGGGCCGGGTTGACCCTACCGTCGGCTTCCAGACTGAAGGGTTGGGCTTTGCCGCGGCGGCTGGTAATGAAGAGGTTGGCGTGCTGGACACCACCAGCAACAACCTGGTGCCTACCCCGACGACGGAAACCAGCGTCGCTACTGATCTGGTGCTTGGCGCTACCCCTGCCATCAGCGAAGCGGGTGGCGTAATCGTCTATACCGCTACGGTTGGCCAAGCGCCGACTACCAACCTGGTGGTTACCTTGTCCAACGGTGCCGTGATCGTCATTCCGGCCGGGCAGACCACTGGTAGTGTCAACGTCGTGATCCCGGCGAACGATACTCCGTATATCGACGGTGGCCAGATTTCGGCGACCGTAACGGGCACCACCGGGGGTGGCGGGCTGACGGTGACAGTGCCGCAAACACCAGCGGTTACCCAGGTTACCGATACCATCGACACTACCACCGCAACCCTGACCGCTTCGCCAAGCGTGACAGAAGGTGGCGTGATCACCTACACCGTGACCCTGAGCAACCCGGCGCAGACACCGGTGACCGTGACCCTGTCCAACGGCCAGACCATCACTATTGAGGCCGGCAAGACCCAGGGCAGTGTCGACTTCCAGACCCCGACCAACGACGTCTACAACAACGGCTCGACCGTCAGCACCACGATTACCGGCGCTACCGGCGGCAACTTCGAGCAGCTGACCCCGAACCCGATCCCGGCTCAGACCACGATCAATGATTCGGTCGACACCACCACCGCGACCCTGACCGCTTCGCCAAGCGTGACCGAAGGCGGTGTGATCACCTACACGGTGACCCTGAGCAACCCGGCCCAGACGCCGGTGACCGTGACCCTGTCCAACGGTCAGACCATCACTGTCGAAGCCGGCAAGACCCAGGGCAGTATCGACTTCCAGACCCCGGCCAACGATGTCTACAACAACGGCTCGACCGTCAGCGTGACCATCGAAAGCGCCACGGGTGGTAACTTCGAACAGTTGACCCCGAACCCGACCCCGGCTCAGACCACCATCAACGATTCGGTCGATGTC
This region includes:
- a CDS encoding TonB-dependent siderophore receptor codes for the protein MRNAVRAALFGTALGLTAIPQLSIAAETAQMSHHFAIPAGQLDDVLNQFARQAGITLSSTPQLTQGLQSNGLQGQYPTDQALRQLLNGSGLEALSQDGRSYVLQAQPQGAAVSLPDTDIRSFTLGNALGSMEGYNATHSQVATKTSMPLLETSQSVSVVTRQQMDDQGSQTVAQAMRYTPGVLTNPYGATRRYDYVAMRGFNDGSVDNIYVDGLKSMGDNGTYSTMQVDPYFLERIDILKGPSSVLYGRSSPGGLVALTTKKPLYTPFRQVQATVGTQGQRGMGFDFSGPVDEDKRIAYRLTGLADASDTQFDHNKEERYAIAPAISIDFSEDTSLTLQAYLQHDPNGGYHGGNPAGGMLHKRNGLRLSDHFFEGEPGIDNYERTQQSFSYQFEHRFNDVFTARQNFRYQDSDVSMDQVYSAGWADADSNILNRAYTGGDERLHSYIIDNMLQAEFFTGVAKHTLLLGADYQRRKADVAWRYGSVDPLDAGNPQYGNGNLQVLGENRYQRRLQQTGAYMQDLVELDQWRFSLGLRQDWVRVSEENRDSNTKASDQRSRFTTRAGVLYLFENGIAPYVSYSESFNPNTVSDQEGRPLAPTEGTQWEAGIKYQPPGSDNLFTASVFRIEQDNLASKQPDEDFYRPVGQVRSQGLELEAHVQLTDSLKLLGGYTFTDIEYAKSMPSLVSSNMDNKGNSPTQAPKQMVSLWADYNFRQGALDGLRLGGGVRYVGYSWVDSENSMKVPSYTLFDASIGYDLGKIGLRGVDVRLNANNLTNESYITSCASLNYCYMGEERNVSATVSYQF
- a CDS encoding FecR family protein, which gives rise to MTATQPGATAVKQAIQWMLRLRENGHDPAVQQRCRQWRNARHEHEQAWQRVMHLHQDLDLRAIPGAGLALQTLETSQRRLHRRQALKLLGGVAMVGTATWLGKDMDAVTAWASDYATGTGERRSFALPDGSLMQLNTRSAVDLAFNGQQRLVRLRQGELMITCSPEHPLLVQTRDALLEGFEGRFVARQDSDCTRVSVSHGRVAIHRPGNGQLQWIESGQNWRLDAQGAHWLAQVDMDAMAWTEGLIVTRNMRLFDFLSQVSRYRHGYLSCSDDIADLRLSGVFRLEDPEQLLQLLPRTLPVRLRQRTRWWVRVEKLA
- a CDS encoding sigma-70 family RNA polymerase sigma factor, which produces MPSNDSVQTLYSDHHGWLHAWLRSKLGNAADAADLAQDTFVRLLQRREHLQLNTPRAFLRTVARGLVIDHWRREELQRAYLEALANVPEAQAPSAETRELLLELLERIARMLDGLKPKVRRAFLLAQCEGLKHQAIADQLGISVRTVERYIADALYHCYLLRYADEC
- a CDS encoding GntR family transcriptional regulator; the encoded protein is MPEKIKLSNVLASEQLLPHQARGVIEERLRSAILDGRLPPGTAVRQQELATLFGVSRMPVREALRQLEAQSLLKVEMHKGAVVAPLIGEDAVDTYALRVLLESEALRQSIPLLDASDIASARGYIQQLENETRHAEIGRLNRLFHMSLYNKAPNKKLLRLIEDELNEEERFLRFHLSSMGLGKLTQDDHNALVNAASDKQVDEAVAVLERHLNSGSRVIRKYLDTQLRR
- a CDS encoding transglutaminase-like cysteine peptidase → MPLCFAVPSRTIAAFDWPEQGFAVAISWMLKAVVQRACLAALLGSLLLGGLHADWDFSQISRKSQALYGQLGAGQGRIDAWQNLMATQKQGTELERLQVVNRFFNQQLRYVEDIDLWHEVDYWATPVQALIKGAGDCEDYAIAKYFSLRRMGIPSEKLRITYVKALRQNRAHMVLTYYSSPQAQPLVLDSLMDAIKPASQRTDLLPVYAFNGEGLWLTGAAGNKKVGDTKRLSRWQDLLKKMQAEGFPAEPVY
- a CDS encoding EAL domain-containing protein → MSLFKQLLLAICLFLVVAFSGSFMVSLESSRNQYVNQLRSHAQDAATALALSLTPNIDDPAMVELMVSSIFDSGYYSSIKVVDLSSNAVLVERHAEPDPGGVPRWFVHLIGLEAAGGDAIVSRGWQQAARVEVISHPMFAIAKLWQSALGSLGWLMLCGAASAILGALLLRRQLRPLDYMVEQSHAIARREFLSLPELPRTPELRRVVQAMNQMVEKLKALFTEQAERSERLRAESYQDSLTGLSNRRYFEMQLNTRVSNLEEARAGYLLLLRVQGLAGLNARLGGQRTDQLLQAVGEQLRRTCASYPETNDLISRSRGGEFAVLAPGMVHEEAVQLAQALEATLHSLHETGASDIDPVACIGLAPYSPGDAPQALLKLADEALARAENQPTPGWVCLEQGVAAVAADSQHAWHDRLDQAFVGGHFELFFQPVVDCGTAQRVLHHKVISRLQDGQGEALQAGRFLPWLERFGWMSRLDLLVLEKVLAHLRGHDQVLALNLSAATLADPKALQRIFELLGQNTALGPRLIFEIGEEQLPEQSALEQLTRRLHALGFGLALQRFGGRFSMIGNLAHLGLAYLKIDGSYIRNIDHEQHKRLFIEAVQRAAHSIDVPLIAERVETEGERSVLREMGVSGIQGQLVGEPAPWR